In Haloarcula ordinaria, the genomic window ATCAACCCCAGGCCGGCGATGAAGAAGACTGGCAGTGCAGGCCCATCCGCAGCGACTGATATCTTGATCAGTGAGTTGTACGGAACGCCAGTCACGACACCGACGAGTTTGGTGAGAGCGACACCACTGATCGGTGTGAGAATAGCGAGCCCAACCAGCGGCGTTGCCGTTCGAGACGGAAGCCGTAGACCGACATCTATCTCCCGAAACCTACTGTACACAGCAGCGAAACCGATCAGTCCGAACAGGAGGGTACCGCCACTGACCAGTCCGCCGAGAACCACCCCGTCTATACCCGGCGGCCGTCCGAACACAACTGTCAGTACTTCACGGACGAGTTCTCGCCAGAGATACACCCCTACGAGCAGTGCTGTGATAATCCCGAACTCCAGCAGGATGGGACGATTCGCGGTGATTTTGGGGGAGGCGTCGTTCTGGAGGGACATACATTACCATTAGATGGCACATATTTAACCACTCATCTGATTACATTCGGACACCAGGGACTGCTGGTCGGATCAGTACAGATTCAGGAGGATGAGTGCTATGTGGGCCCCGGTCAAAACCACGACGAGCAAAAGCGTCCCGTAGTGGTAGTACGGGCGGTTCGATTCCAATTCCTCGCCGAAGTTGCTAATTTGTGGTCGCATCCGCACGACCACAAACGCGATCGCGGCAGTGACTGGGAGGACGAAGGGAGCGACCGGCTTTGGGAGCGTTTCGAGACCGTAGTACACCCCGCCGGGCGGGGTATAGTGTATCACCAGATTACGGGGCAACAAGTCGTAGGTGTATCCGCTGAGGACGAAGATACACCCGATGAGAGCGAGGCTAACCACGTCACTTACCCGAGTCTTCGTCATGCGACTTTCGGTAGTCATACCGAGACCTCCGTGGTTCTCTCCGCTGTGTCCTGGGCGATGGTCGAGACCGCGGGTCCCGCCGAGAGTGTTTCAGGGCCGTACCGGAATAACAAGGCCAGTGCGACGATCCAGACCGCCGCACCAAGAAGCACATACGGCGAGACACTCGACGTTGGTAGTTCTCCACCAAGCGTGGCTCCGATGCTCGGAGCGGCGTTGACGCCGCCATGCGTAAGCATTGCCAGGAGGATGCTGCCGCCCGTATTGTTGTACAGCCAAGTGAGAATGATCGAGATTCCCACGACGAGAAGCGCGTAGACTGCGAACGACCCGGTGTACCCTGGAATCTCGAAGACGAACGCAGGTAGATGCCACGCTGCCCAGACGATGCCGATAACGATACTCGCAGTCAAAGCGTCGAAGCGGGACTGCAAGGCGGGGAGTGCAAACCCACGCCAGCCGAATTCCTCCTGCCCACCGCCCAGTACCGTGGTGAGAAGTATCAGCACGGGATACATCGTTACCGCTTGTGCGAGACGGGCTAGCCGAAGCTGGCCGGTAACAACAACTAGTCCAGCCCCGAGTGAGAGTGCAAGCCCGACTGGCAGTCCCAAAGCGACCAGATACCACTTGCTCCCAATCTGCCATTCCAGTCCTGCAACCAGCCAGTCTCGAACTGACGCACCGCGAAGCCAAAGCACCAACGCTGCAGCAAGCGCGGGTCCGAACGCACCCGGCATCATCACGACACTCGTTGGAGATGGAACGATCAGGAATAACGGAATCCACGCGCTCCACGTAAGAGCGAGTGCGAGCGTGAAGAACCCGATCACCGGGTGTGATTGGATAACCGATGCGACGCGCCAACGGTCGGTTGCTGCGGGTCTTTCTGTCATCACGTGTGGCAATACGAACGGGTCATAAATAGCGAGTTCAGCAGGGCTTCAGCTGCTGAAGCGGCGGCAGTCATATACTATACCTGTCCGAAATACTGAACAATGAGTGAGGATGATCCCGGTTTAGAAACCGTTGCGGGTCTGTTAGAGGACAAAACGGTTCGGGAGATCCTCATCCGAACGAGCGATGAACCCATGTCAGCACGCCGTCTGAAAGACAGCTGCGACGCATCGGGCCCGACGATCTACCGACGTCTCGAACGGCTTCGCGAGGCAGATCTCGTCGTCGAGCAGACGCGTCCGGACCCGGAAGGCGGGCATCATCGACAGGTGTACGCACCGAATCTCGACCGCATCATTGTCGACCTGAATTCTGGAACCCTGTCAGTACGCATCGAGCGGCGTGAGACGATGCCCGACCGCCTCACTCGACTCGTGGAGGGGATGTGAACAATGCGAAAACCGATTGTCGAGATCATCCTACAGACGACGGGGCAACCGGCGGGTGACGTTCGACTCGCGCTCCAAGCCTACGAACTCGTCGGCGCAGCACTCGGTGTATTCATCGCGTATCTGGCCTACCGTGGGTACCGCCGGAACGACAGTCGCCCGATGTTGTTCGTCTCGCTCGGATTCGTTCTCGCACTCGGGATGCCGCTCGTGATTACGCTAGTCTACTTCGCCTTGCCAATTACCGGCTGGCAGGTACCCCTCCAGGTCATTATTCAAACAGTTGAAATCGTTGGCCTCCTCTGTATCATCTACGGCCTCCGATTGTAGTTCTGTATGATGGCTCAATCACTCACAAACGGATGTCGCTGGAAGAGGTCCCTCCCTGCGAGCCACCCACCGACCTTTGCGCCGAGGAAGCCCACGAGCGCACCGAGACCGAAGAGCACCACCGCGACCGTCCCGACGACGAGGAAGAGTGCGGCAGTACGGAACCAAAGGGGCCCGGAAAACACGGTGGCAGCCTCAAACACACCGACGAGAAACCACAACCCAGGGACGGCTCCGACAATTCCTGCACGGAGACCAGCAGCTGCACCGTCAGCGTCAGTTACCCGTGTTTTCGCGAGAAACCCCGCGATGAGTCCACCAACAAACACCATATTGAGGGACAGTTCATTTCCCATTCCGGACAGCCAGTAGAGACCGACTGTGAGGGGGATTGAGACGATTCCACCGAGGAGAGCACATCTCCACGTCGGAGAGACGCCTCGTCGAAGGGGACCACTCCGGGACATGGTTCGAAAACGAATCTGCAGCATCAAAGAACTTTCAACGGTATTTCCGGTCGAGAAACACAGACACTCCAACCACAACCACGGAACTCGCTAGGTCACGTATGGGAGACCAGACGGCATCCAATCAAACCGCCGCGAGCACCGCGATAGCGTTCGGTCGACCGGTTGATTGGGCAATCGGCGCGATCTTAGGGATCGCTGGTACCCTCCTCGCGCTCGGTGGAACATCACTCTACTACAGTGTCAACCGTGCCGACGTCACCGACTACGTGCATAGCTCGGAGTTCCAGTCGGACGTATTGACAGACGGAGAAGCTATCGACGCTCTCGTTGCACTCGGATAGTGGGGTGGTATTGGCCTTCTCTTTGCCGGCGCACTGCTTGTGTTGCTCGGAATCGCCCTCGTGATCGGTCACCGTCAGGCTCGAAATGAACGTCACAGCACTCCACACTGGATTCTGGGGGTAGCCGGCGCTCTAATTAGCTCGCTCCTCAGTTTCATACCGCTATCGCCTATTCTAGGTGGGGCAGCCGCCGGCTATCTCAATCCGAATCCGGAGTCGAGCGGTCTCGGTATCGGAACAACCGCTGGGGTATTCGGAAGCTTGCCGCTGTTGGTGGTCATAATTTTCGCAAGCGTTGGACTGATACTGAGCGTTCCCAGCGAGACCGCGGCTGCAGCCGTTACAGCCGTCGGTATTGTCCTGTTCCTGATATTACCCTATTTCGTCGGGTTGAGCGCCATCGGCGGCTATCTCGGCGGCTGGATCCGACGACTCAGGTTCGATTGACCAACTCGGGTGATATGCGGAATCAGATCCCTCCCGAGGACCGTCGGGTAGCATACAGCGAGTAGCCGATGATGGCGAAGCCCACAGTTGCCATCGTATTTTCGACGATTAAGGCGTTGTGGGTACTGATAAGGAGGAGTTGGTCAGCGATACCAGCCAGCAGCGAGCCTAAGGTAACTGTTCCAAACCCGACTGCGAGGTATGAGAGCCCCTCCCAGCCGGTTTTCCGGGCGGCGCTTGCCGCGATGTACGTGATAAAGCCGCCAATCAGTAGCGTCGCTGTCTTGAGTACAATGACGATGGGTGGGATGTCGTTCATAGTTCATCACTGATACGTGACCAGAACTGTGCGAGCCGCTGGTCCACGCTGGTAGATCCGTCGACGAACTCGTAATCGAATCCTGTGTCGTCATCAATCAGGACGAACACGCCGGGAACCTCGCATTCATATGTTTTCACGTGGTGACCATCGGGCCGTACCTGGGTTCCTACCGTGACGAGGCCTGCATCTGCCAGGGCTTCGAGTTTTCGATACGCGGTCGTCTGTGGGAGGTCACATTGCTCAGAGATCTCTTGTGAGCTGTGTTTGGCTTCGAGTTCCTCAAGTATTTCACGACACTTGGGATCCGCAAGCGTCTCTAGGACTGCTTGTAACTCTGTTTCGGCGGCCTGCTTGCCGGTCATAATTCTCTGGGACGTTCAGGGTAACGACCAGGGCCGACTGCAGGGACTGGAGGGAGGGAAGTCGGCGGGTCTTGTCATCGATTGGACTGGGCGGATCGCTGCTTGAACAGTAACACCGCCAATATAAAAGAGTGGGCGCTGGATTTCAGATTCTGGAATGCAGCGCCGCGCTCTTGTGTCAATCTGACAAAAGAACTAATTGCAATGCCACGGTCCCCTGATCGACGACGCTTCCTCCAGAGTACCGCCCTCGCAGGTCTCGCGGCCACAGCGGGGTGTCTATCGGTCGCCAGTAGCAGTGAATCCAGCCCAGGAGACGAAGCGGCGACAGCCAATCCTACTGACAGCCCCGTTGCCGCCGACGGCAACGTATCCTCGGACAGCACGTGCCAGGTGACGGACACGCCTTCCCAGTTGACTCCGCCGGAATCACTGGACGACTGGCTCGCAGACGCCAACGGCTACGACGGCGAGCCGACACGGAAGGCTGGTTCCCAGGTGGACATCCGTGTTGGTGAGTCGGTCGACGGCGAGATGGCTTTCGCACCGGCAGTCATCGAGGTCGCACCGATGACTCGCGTCACTTGGGATTGGACCGGTCACGGCGGCCAGCATAATGTCGTCGCACTCGACAGCACGTTCGACAGCGGCCAGCCGAACGCACAAGCGGGAACCTCGTACGAGTACATCTTCGACGAAACCGGCGAATACCCGTTCGTATCCGAACCGGATCTGGAAAGCGGGATGAAAGGCGCAGTCCTCGTTCGCGAACCACCGTCTACCGGTAACCAAACGGTCGACATGTGGATGCGGGACGTCGAAAACTTTGACGGGACAGTGACTGACCGGACCGGTTCCAGCGTCGTGACGATTACGGTCGGCGTCGAGGGTAACGGTGGTTCCTTCGGGTTCGCTCCGCCCGTGCTGAGAGTCACGACCGGGACCACCGTCAACTTCGAATGGACCGGCGATGGCGGTGCCCACAACGTCGTGTTCGAGAACGCTGGTATCCATTCGGGTGAGGTCACCCACGAACCCGGCATCCACTTCCAGCATACCTTCGAGGAACGTGGAACGTATCGCTACACCTGCCAACCCCACAGCGCACTCGGCCAGAAAGGCGCAATCATCGTTGACTAAACGGTTCTGCGCCGGGTTGCTCCCCTGGACATCAACGCTTTCTAGGTCGTCCAATTGTGTCGCGCCCTACTTCCACGTGAACTTCGCAGCACGTCTCGAAAGGAGGGCCGAAAGGCGGGCCGAGTACCAACAGGGGGTGGGAGAGGAAGGGAGCTGCCGGTGGATTACCCGTCAGGGGGAAAGACGGGCATATCGATTGTGTTCCCCTGAGATAATAACGCGGGGTGCCGTGTTTCTCTCGTCGCTGATTGAATTGCGAACTCCTCACCGCGACAGTCAACTTGTAGTACAACATCGCCTGAAAAGCCGCGCGCGACGACTACTTCTACGAGGGTCGTCCCCTGACACATCGACGGCCAGCAGGCCGATGTCCCATCTTGGGGAGACTGCGTTTCCGTTTCAGTCGCGGTGGTCATCGGAGTCTCGGGTTCTCTCATTTCCGGCGTTGTGAGACTCTCTTCAGTCTTGGCACCGAATTCACTCCCGATACAGCCAGCGAACGATATGGGAAGCACCGAGGCCGAGAGGAATTGACACCGGTTCATACGTTTCATCGATAGTGTCTGAGTGAATTTACTGTGCTGTCCGGGGTTTCTCCCACTGAAACGCGGACGATGTACTACAATCGGGACGATGGGCGGCTCTGGAGGGGCCGTCCACAGAGGCGTACCGAACACCTATGTAACGACAACCTTCCCGGTAGCACGGCCTGCTTCGAGATACCGAATCGCCTCTGGAACCTCGGGCAAGCCAAACCGTCGATCGATGACCGGTTCGACATCACCGGCGTCGAGGAGCTCGATCACGAATGCTAAATCGTCCCGGTCGGGCTTCAGCATGAAGGTCTGGAACCGTTTTCTGCCCAGCACAGAGAGAACGGGACCCGCGAGGAGCGCGGTCACGAATCGTCGCGTGGGTCCCCCAACGAAGACGTATCGTCCCGTCGGGTGAAGGACACGCGCGTACTCTCTCATCGAATGGGAGCCTGCCGCGTCCAGGATGAGATCGTACTGGTTCGCGCTTTCGGTGAAATCCTCCTGCGTGTAATCGATGACGTGATCCGCTCCGATCGAGCGAACGATCTCCATCTTTCCAGTGCTACAGACCGCCGTGACCGTTGCCCCGAGGAACTTGGCGATCTGCACGGCGAAGGTCCCCACGCCACCGGACGCGCCATTGATGAGGACCCGCTCACCCGCTTGGAGCTGTCCAGAATCCCGGAGTGCCTGTAAGGCGGCGACGCCCGCCGTCGGGGCCGCCGCTGCCGCTTCGAACGAGACCCCTGCCGGCTTTGTTACGATTATCGTCTCCGGGACACAGACGTACTCGGCGAATGCGCCAAACCCGTTCTCAGAGAGGTCGGCGACGACCTCGTCACCCGGCTTGAGGCCAGCGACGTTCTTGCCGACGGCGTCCACATGTCCCGCGATATCGACGCCCAGAACCGGAAACTTCGGGTTGCGATACCCACCGTACACGAGGCGGACGAGGAACGGCGTCCCGCGCATCAGGTGCCAATCACCAGCGTTGACGGACCGTGCCCGGACCCGGACCAGGACCTCGTCGTCGCTGGGCGTGGGTATCTCCACCTCGTCCATCTGGAGTACCTCGGGGCCCCCGTACTCCGAATAGACGATGGCATTCATCGCGGTCGAATCGTGCTCCGCTGTCACCGAGCCCCGAGTCCCACGTCCCTGTTTCGTGGTTGCCATCAGGCTGCCTCCGAGGTCACAGACTGATCAGTCCTGACGCCCTTCACGACGAGATAGAGCGCGAGGACGATTTCACCGAGGACAGCGGTCACGAGGACGACCGTCGAGGCGATCGGTTCGTACGTTGGGACGAGGAAGAACGTGAAGCTCTCCGTCAGGTAGCCGATTGCTGCGATGGCGATCAATCCGCCGAGAATCGCTGGAAAGAGGCTGGACTTGTAGAGCAGGTATCCCAAGACCAGGAGGTGCAGTCCGAAGAATATCCCGCCGATCAGGTAGCCGTAGCTGTGAGCGGTGAGGAAGAGTAAGGCGAGCGCGTCAATCTGGTCAGGAGTGAAGGCAGTCAGGTACTCGTCCCCGCTCAAGAGCTGGAGTGCCATGTACTGATTGAGCATGTTGATGCTCGCTATCGCGGGATGGGCGATCAGCCGTAAGGATGCGGCTATCAGTGCAATCGTTCGGCTCACTGGTCTGAGGAGGACGTAGAGCAGGACAGCGACGACGGCGTCAGCAGCAAAGGCGATCAAGTCGCTGACGATGCCGAGCCGAAACAGTTCCTCCGCGGCGATGATATTCGCGGCAGTCGTCGTCGCATCGCCAGGGACGATGAGCGAGGCGCGAACAAATCCCTCGCTGAAGCCGGCGGTGACGAAGATCACCAGATAGAGGAGCCCAGTTATTCGGGCGATCGTCTTGGTCGGAAGTGTTCGCTCGTTCGGCGTCTGCTGGACACCGACGGAATCGGCGGTTGTGGTTGCCATTAGGTGTACCTCTGGAATCCTGACTGAACGATAGCAAGGACTGGCCGGCGATATGACGAGAGTCACAGTCCAGTCAGCTCTGCAGCGCTGTAAGGTTCCATTGTACGGAAGTCTGCAACCGGCATATCCATTTGTGTCAGATGAACATCTGATTGAGAGATCATAAATACAGAGTAACAATCTATTGCCCCTTCTGATGATCCCTGGTAACTTCCTACACCTGCCTGACGACTGTTTCAGTGGAAATAGCCTCGAATCAGGAGGGTTTCAACAGCGCCTCTGAACCCCAGTACGCGTCTTGTATTCTGACTGCTCACCCACGAAAGCCGAGCAACCGAAGGCCGTTCAGCGAGACGATGACCGTCGAGCCCTCGTGACCGACCACTGCGAGCGGGAGCGGAATGCCGCGGAGGAGTATCGCACTGACCATGAGCGCAATCGCGCCGAACGCGATGGCGAGATTGATCGTGAGCGTCCGGCGGGTCCTGCGGCCGAGGCCGAGCACGTAGGGAATCTTGCTGAGGTCGTCGCCCATCAGCACCACGTCGGCTGTATCGAGCGCGACGTCAGTTCCCGCCCCACCCATCGCGATGCCGAGGGTCGCCGTGGCGAGCGCCGGCGCGTCGTTGACGCCGTCACCGACCATCGCCACGTACTCGTGTCGGCCGACCAGTGCTTCGATGGTCGCCACTTTCTCCTCCGGCAGCAGTTCCGCCTGCACCTCGTCGATACCGACTTCGTCGGCGATGCGCTGTGCGACGCGCTCGTTGTCGCCGGTCAGCATGACGATGTGCTCGACGCCGAGGTCACGGAGGTCGTCGACCATCTCGGCAGCGTCAGGACGAA contains:
- a CDS encoding DUF4386 domain-containing protein, with product MATTTADSVGVQQTPNERTLPTKTIARITGLLYLVIFVTAGFSEGFVRASLIVPGDATTTAANIIAAEELFRLGIVSDLIAFAADAVVAVLLYVLLRPVSRTIALIAASLRLIAHPAIASINMLNQYMALQLLSGDEYLTAFTPDQIDALALLFLTAHSYGYLIGGIFFGLHLLVLGYLLYKSSLFPAILGGLIAIAAIGYLTESFTFFLVPTYEPIASTVVLVTAVLGEIVLALYLVVKGVRTDQSVTSEAA
- a CDS encoding ArsR/SmtB family transcription factor, yielding MTGKQAAETELQAVLETLADPKCREILEELEAKHSSQEISEQCDLPQTTAYRKLEALADAGLVTVGTQVRPDGHHVKTYECEVPGVFVLIDDDTGFDYEFVDGSTSVDQRLAQFWSRISDEL
- a CDS encoding CPBP family intramembrane glutamic endopeptidase, with the translated sequence MTERPAATDRWRVASVIQSHPVIGFFTLALALTWSAWIPLFLIVPSPTSVVMMPGAFGPALAAALVLWLRGASVRDWLVAGLEWQIGSKWYLVALGLPVGLALSLGAGLVVVTGQLRLARLAQAVTMYPVLILLTTVLGGGQEEFGWRGFALPALQSRFDALTASIVIGIVWAAWHLPAFVFEIPGYTGSFAVYALLVVGISIILTWLYNNTGGSILLAMLTHGGVNAAPSIGATLGGELPTSSVSPYVLLGAAVWIVALALLFRYGPETLSAGPAVSTIAQDTAERTTEVSV
- a CDS encoding DUF7521 family protein, which codes for MRKPIVEIILQTTGQPAGDVRLALQAYELVGAALGVFIAYLAYRGYRRNDSRPMLFVSLGFVLALGMPLVITLVYFALPITGWQVPLQVIIQTVEIVGLLCIIYGLRL
- a CDS encoding NAD(P)-dependent alcohol dehydrogenase; translated protein: MDEVEIPTPSDDEVLVRVRARSVNAGDWHLMRGTPFLVRLVYGGYRNPKFPVLGVDIAGHVDAVGKNVAGLKPGDEVVADLSENGFGAFAEYVCVPETIIVTKPAGVSFEAAAAAPTAGVAALQALRDSGQLQAGERVLINGASGGVGTFAVQIAKFLGATVTAVCSTGKMEIVRSIGADHVIDYTQEDFTESANQYDLILDAAGSHSMREYARVLHPTGRYVFVGGPTRRFVTALLAGPVLSVLGRKRFQTFMLKPDRDDLAFVIELLDAGDVEPVIDRRFGLPEVPEAIRYLEAGRATGKVVVT
- a CDS encoding DUF7521 family protein, which codes for MNDIPPIVIVLKTATLLIGGFITYIAASAARKTGWEGLSYLAVGFGTVTLGSLLAGIADQLLLISTHNALIVENTMATVGFAIIGYSLYATRRSSGGI
- a CDS encoding DUF5518 domain-containing protein; the protein is MLGIALVIGHRQARNERHSTPHWILGVAGALISSLLSFIPLSPILGGAAAGYLNPNPESSGLGIGTTAGVFGSLPLLVVIIFASVGLILSVPSETAAAAVTAVGIVLFLILPYFVGLSAIGGYLGGWIRRLRFD
- a CDS encoding halocyanin domain-containing protein, whose protein sequence is MNSNTANIKEWALDFRFWNAAPRSCVNLTKELIAMPRSPDRRRFLQSTALAGLAATAGCLSVASSSESSPGDEAATANPTDSPVAADGNVSSDSTCQVTDTPSQLTPPESLDDWLADANGYDGEPTRKAGSQVDIRVGESVDGEMAFAPAVIEVAPMTRVTWDWTGHGGQHNVVALDSTFDSGQPNAQAGTSYEYIFDETGEYPFVSEPDLESGMKGAVLVREPPSTGNQTVDMWMRDVENFDGTVTDRTGSSVVTITVGVEGNGGSFGFAPPVLRVTTGTTVNFEWTGDGGAHNVVFENAGIHSGEVTHEPGIHFQHTFEERGTYRYTCQPHSALGQKGAIIVD
- a CDS encoding DUF5518 domain-containing protein, which codes for MSRSGPLRRGVSPTWRCALLGGIVSIPLTVGLYWLSGMGNELSLNMVFVGGLIAGFLAKTRVTDADGAAAGLRAGIVGAVPGLWFLVGVFEAATVFSGPLWFRTAALFLVVGTVAVVLFGLGALVGFLGAKVGGWLAGRDLFQRHPFVSD
- a CDS encoding helix-turn-helix domain-containing protein, whose product is MSEDDPGLETVAGLLEDKTVREILIRTSDEPMSARRLKDSCDASGPTIYRRLERLREADLVVEQTRPDPEGGHHRQVYAPNLDRIIVDLNSGTLSVRIERRETMPDRLTRLVEGM